A stretch of Phoenix dactylifera cultivar Barhee BC4 chromosome 16, palm_55x_up_171113_PBpolish2nd_filt_p, whole genome shotgun sequence DNA encodes these proteins:
- the LOC103700850 gene encoding cytochrome P450 81Q32-like yields the protein MVSLSSISFALALLLFIRFLLSSKKRRLPPCPPALPFIGHLYLFKKPLHHALVRLADRHGPVLLLRFGSVPVLVVSSSSAAEECFTTNDVTFANRPNLPSGKHLSNNYTTLGTSNYGPHWRNLRRIATIELLSSPRLLSSTDVRAEEVHELARRLFLNSKGGTSEGFVKVELKSWLFELALNIMMRMIAGKRYYGNDAGVSEEARQFREIVEAAFSLGGTSNLGDFLPMLRWVDFQGVRKRLVSLQKRRDEFMQRLIDEYRNASLEIKQEEEAEKKKKKNMIGDLLLLQKTDPEYYTDQTIKALCFSLLQAGTDTSSNTIEWAMSLLLNNGEALTKVREEIDARVGNERLVEEADLSNLPYLQCVIAETLRLYPAGPLLLPHKSTSECAVEGYSIPQGTMLLVNAYYIHRDAKTWEEPAKFKPERFENGKGEGKWMIPFGMGRRRCPGEGLAMREVGLALGTLIQCFEWKRVGEEEVDMSEGPGLTLPKAVPLEAMYSPRQAMINILAGL from the exons ATGGTTTCATTATCATCGATCTCCTTCGCCCTcgctctcctcctcttcatcagatTCCTCCTCTCATCCAAGAAGAGGAGGCTCCCACCATGCCCTCCTGCCCTTCCTTTCATCGGCCATCTCTATCTATTCAAGAAGCCACTCCACCACGCACTCGTCCGCCTTGCCGACCGCCATGGCccggtcctcctcctccgttttgGCTCCGTCCCCGTCCTCGtcgtctcctcctcttccgccGCCGAGGAGTGCTTCACGACAAATGACGTCACCTTCGCCAACCGCCCCAACCTTCCTTCCGGGAAGCACTTGTCGAACAACTACACCACCCTCGGCACCTCCAACTACGGGCCCCACTGGCGCAACCTCCGCCGCATCGCCACCATCGAGCTCCTCTCCTCCCCCCGCCTCCTCTCCTCCACCGACGTCCGAGCCGAAGAGGTTCATGAGCTGGCCCGCCGTCTCTTCCTCAATTCGAAGGGAGGGACGTCCGAGGGCTTCGTCAAGGTGGAGCTCAAGTCGTGGTTGTTCGAGTTGGCGCTTAACATTATGATGCGGATGATTGCAGGGAAGAGGTACTACGGCAACGACGCTGGGGTGTCCGAGGAGGCGAGACAATTTAGGGAGATAGTGGAGGCCGCCTTCTCATTGGGTGGGACATCGAACCTCGGAGACTTCTTGCCGATGCTAAGGTGGGTGGATTTCCAGGGAGTCAGGAAGAGGTTGGTGAGTCTGCAGAAGAGAAGGGATGAGTTCATGCAGCGACTGATAGATGAATACAGGAACGCTAGTTTGGAGATAAAACaagaggaggaggcggagaagaagaagaagaagaatatgattggtgatttgTTATTGCTGCAGAAGACTGATCCGGAGTACTACACCGACCAGACCATCAAAGCTCTTTGCTTC AGTTTATTACAAGCTGGAACAGATACTTCATCTAATACGATTGAGTGGGCTATGTCCCTTCTTCTTAACAATGGAGAGGCATTGACGAAGGTCAGGGAAGAGATCGATGCGCGTGTGGGTAACGAGCGCTTGGTGGAGGAAGCAGATCTTTCTAATCTTCCATACTTGCAGTGTGTCATCGCTGAAACACTTCGTTTGTACCCTGCCGGCCCGCTTCTTTTGCCCCATAAATCAACCAGCGAATGTGCTGTGGAAGGTTACAGTATTCCACAAGGAACAATGTTGCTGGTGAACGCGTACTACATCCATAGAGACGCCAAGACGTGGGAGGAGCCTGCAAAATTCAAGCCAGAAAGATTTGAGAATGGAAAAGGGGAAGGGAAGTGGATGATCCCATTTGgaatggggaggaggaggtgccCAGGGGAAGGGCTTGCAATGAGAGAGGTTGGGCTAGCACTTGGGACATTGATCCAATGCTTTGAGTGGAAGAGAGTTGGCGAAGAAGAGGTGGACATGAGTGAAGGCCCCGGATTGACCTTACCTAAGGCCGTTCCCTTAGAGGCCATGTATTCTCCACGCCAAGCTATGATCAACATTCTTGCAGGACTTTGA